The DNA region CGGCGCGGGTACGTGCGTTGAAGTGACCTGGAATAAGAACCCAAATCTCAAATTGAGAGTATTATAAGGAGCGGGACATGACTATTCGAATCCTTCTGGTGGACGACCATGCCGTTGTGCGCAGCGGACTATCGAAGTTCCTCATGGTGAATAAAGATCTGAAACTGGTTGGCGAGGCATCCGACGGCGCCGAGGCAGTGCAGATGGTCGCGCTTCACAAACCCGATATCGTGCTGATGGATCTGTTGATGCCCGGCATGGACGGCATTGCCGCCACGCGCGAAATCCACAAGAAATATCCGCAGGTGAAGGTCATTGCATTAACCAGCTTCGCCGAACAGAACATGGTGCAGGGCGCCTTGCAGGCGGGCGCGGTCGGTTATCTGCAAAAGAACGTCACCGCCAAAGAATTGGGGATCGCCATCCGTGCGGCGTGCGAAGGCAGGATGACGCTTTCAGCGGAAGCCGCGCAAGTGCTGGCGAACTCCGTGGCACAACCACAGATCCCCGGCGGGCAGTTGACCGAACGTGAACGCGACGTGCTCAAATGCATGGTGGATGGACTGAATAACAACGAGATCGCCGAAAGGCTGGTCGTCAGCCTCGGCACGGTTAAATTTCACATCTCAAACATCTTCCACAAACTCGGCGTGGACAGCCGCGTCGAAGCCGTCAAACTGGCTCTCGAACAAAGGCTGGTGTAACAACTTCCCGCGCGTGATGAAGCGCACTATCCACTCGGCTAGGTAAATACTCCACCAGAGTCAGATGCTATAAACATCGCTTGTATTCTATAGGAAGTGATGTTTATGGGATTCGTATTCTCATTGCAGATTCAGATTCGGCAACATACAGGGTGTTGATCTGCTCACTAGCGTAAGATAGCGCATTTTCTTAATTTATAAGGTGTAGCGCACCATGTATGAATTTGCAATGAAATTGGTGGAAAATGTCACTTGACAAAGGCCTTTCAAAACTGTAAGCTTCGACTAATTATTCATTAATTTTTTCCGCAAGAGGGCGAAAGAACTATTTTCATCTTTATTCGCGGGGAAAATTGAAAGGGAGTATACATGAGCACTATTTTATTTAAGCAGCCAGTAGTACAAAAACTACAGGTGCTGGCAATTGTAATGATATTGATTGTTGGGGTAATCGGTTCTCCTGAACAGGCGGTATACGCCCGGGAGAGCCAGTTGGCAAGCCCTCTGGAAGTAATAGAAATCGGCGTTGAAGATGCATCCGCTCTTAGCGCCGATTGCGATTCCCCGCCGAATGACATCGTGGCTGAGAACTGTTTGCTGGGTAACCCGTCCAGTGAATGGGACGTGGTTGGCGCAGGGGATGTGTCAATCCAGGGTTTCGCGACTGACATCAGTTTTAATCGCGGCGAGACTGTGGAGTTTAAGATCGATACCACAGCAACCTCATACGAGATCAATATATATCGGCTCGGCTACTACAATGGAAACGGTGCGCGGCTTATCGCGACCATCCCATCATCTTCAGTAATAGCAACCGATCAGCCAGCCTGTAACTTCGACGCTGCCAACCGCAACCTGCTGGACTGCGGCAACTGGTCAGTTTCCGCGAGTTGGACGATTCCAGCCAATGCGACATCGGGTGTTTACATCGCCCGTCCAACACGTACCGACAACGATGGCGCAAGTCATATTGTTTTCATTGTAAGGGATGATGCCAGTGCCTCCGACCTGCTGTTCCAAACCTCCGATACCACCTGGCAATCCTACAATCCGTACGGCGGTTACAACGCCTATGGCAGTTCCGGCGCGATAATGGCAGAGAAACTCAGTTATAACCGCCCCTTCACGACACGGGGTGCAGAGTTGGAGAACTGGCTTTTCAATGCTGAGTACCCGATGATCCGTTGGTTGGAGCGGAACGGCTATGATGTCAGCTATGCATCGGCAATTGATATAGAACGCCACAGCAGCCTAATCACGAATCACAAGATTTTCCTTTCGGTTGGGCACGACGAATACTGGTCGCAGGGACGGCGTGACGCGGTTACTGCTGCACGCGACGCTGGTGTGCACCTTGCGTTCTTCAGCGGCAATGAGATCTATTGGAAGACCCGCTGGGAAGATAGCGGGCCCCAATCCTACCGGACTCAGGTAACTTATAAGGAAGGCAGTGCCGCCCCGAGCGGTTCAGCCGAACACCGCAACTGTTACAACAACTACGACTGTGATCCCAGCCCTATTTGGACCGGTCTATGGCGAGAAGCGCCTGGCTCAACCCCAGAGAACTCGCTGAGCGGGCAGATCAGCTGGCGGCTGAACACAGGTTCAATTACGGTTCCAAGTGAGTATGCCTCGTTGCGATTCTGGCGTAACACTCAGGTGGCAAACCTGACCCCCGGTGGGCAGATAACTCTTTCGAGTGGCACACTTGGCTACGAGTGGGATCCTGAATATCCACAGTATGCTGATTGGTATCCGGCAGGTCGTGTACTGCTCTCGACGACAAACATTACATCGTTTGCTGGTCCGGAACAGCACCACTTGAGTCTCTACCGGGCGCCGTCCGGTGCGCTGGTTTTTGGAGCGGGCACCGTCCAATGGTCGTGGGGACTAGATGGCAATCATGATCGCGGCGCTTCGACCGAGGACCCGAATGTTCAGCAGGCGACAGTGAATCTGTTTGCGGACATGGGTGTCCAGCCAGCCAGCCTTCAGGACAATCTTGTTGCGGTAAACACCTCGACGGATACTACCCCGCCAACCGTTAGTATTACATCTCCTTTGTCTGGCGCATCAGTATCTGGCGGGACAGTCACGATCACCGGCACGGCGAGCGACATTGGCGGCGTTGTGGGTGTGGTCGAAATTTCGACCAATGGTGGGACGACCTGGCGGCGTGCATCTGGTCGTGAGAATTGGAGTTATACCTACACTGCCACAGAGGGCATCGCTGATATTCGTGCCCGCGCCGTTGATGACAGTATCAACCTCAGCACTCCGATTGTCCACACGTTCAACGTCGAGCCGCGTGTTTGCCCATGTTCGATTTGGAACGACACCTCTGTTCCTTCCAACTTTGAAAATGACGGTCAACCCATTGAAGTCGGTGTGAAATTTCAAAGCAGTGAGGCGGGATATGTCACCGGCTTGCGGTTCTACAACCATGCATCCAATACCGGGACACACACCGGGCATCTTTGGGCTGCGGATGGGACGCAACTTGCTGAGGCAGTCTTTATTATTAATGAAACTGCATCCGGGTGGCAGGAGATGTATTTCGATACGCAAGTTCAAATCCAGGCAGATACAACCTATGTTGCCTCCTATCATTCCGCCAATGGCGGGTACGTGTATGACGATAACTACTTCCTCACCGCGTATAACAATTCTCCGTTGCGAGCACTTGCCAATGGAGAGGAAGGTCCTAATGGCGTTTATAGCTACGGACCAAGTTCCTTCCCAACCCAGACCTATCAAAGCAGTAATTATTGGGTGGATGTCATCTTTGATAATTCTCCGCAGGTTTACAGTGTGTGGGAGCAGGGACCGATCACAGGCTCTGCTTCGGTTGATGATCCTACAGCCATTGAAGCCGGCTTTAAATTCAAGACCGATGTTCCTGGTTCGATTATCGGCATTGCGTTCTATAAAGGCGCTGCCAACACAGGTCCATTCATGGGGCATCTTTGGCAGTTGAATGGAACACAACTGGCATCCAAGAATTACACCAACAATACTGCCGAAGTCGGCTGGCAGGAGATCATATTTGATGTGCCGATACCCATTGCTGCGAACACCACCTACATCGGTTCCTACTTTACGCAATCCGGCAACTATGCCGCCGTAAACAATTACTTCACGTCCGAAGTGTACAATGCGCCCGTGCACGCATTGGCGAACAACGGACCGGATGGACCCAACGGTGTATACAATTACGGTAGCAGTGCTTTCCCACAAGCCAGCTTCCAGGGCAGTAACTATTGGGTGGATGTGCTCTTCGTGCCTGATATGCCCATTGACGGTACATCTCCCACCATCACATCCGTGACCCCGTTGAACAACGCGACAAATGCAAACACTGGAACTGTCATCACCGCCATATTCAGTGAAGGGATGGATGCAGACACTATCACATCGTCCACCTTCGAACTGCTTGACGCTTCCAACAACATCGTTCCTGCCTCGGTTTCCTATAACACCGCCACGCGGACAGCGACTCTTACACCTTCCTCCCCGCTTGCCCTTTCATCAACATATACAGCTCGAGTGACTGGTGGCGCGTCCGGCGTGACCGACCTCGCAGGCAACCCGCTTGCATCTAACTACACTTGGACATTCTCCACCCTGGGACCTCCCCCCAATGAAGGTCCCGGTGGACCGATCCTCGTGCTTTCCAGCGCGGCGAATCCGTTCAGCCGCTACTATGCCGAAATCCTGCGTGCCGAGGGTTTGAACCAATTCACCGCAACGGATATCTCCAACCTGACGGGCGCACTACTTAATGATTATCAGGTCGTAATCCTCGGGGAATTTCCTCTTACATCCACTGAAGTCGGCTTGCTCTCCAACTGGGTTAATAACGGCGGCAACCTGATCGCTATGCGCCCCGACCCGCAATTGGCGAGCCTGCTCGGATTAACTTCCACGGGCACAATCCTCAATGAAGGATACATACTTGTAAATACCGCCTCCGCGCCGGGACAAGGAATTGTCAACCAGTCCATCCAATTCCATGGCACAGCGGATATGTATATTTTGAACGGAGCTACAGCGATTGCCGCTTTGTATTCCAATGCGACCACTGCCACTCCTAACCCCGCAGTGACCATCGTCAGCGTGGGATCGAACGGGGGGCAGGCAGCAGCTTTCACGTACGATTTGGCGCGTTCTGTCGTCTACACCCGACAAGGCAATCCTGCCTGGGCAGGTCAAAGCCGTGATGGGCAATCGGGTCCCATCCGTGCAGATAATCTGTTTTTTGGCAATGCAGCGGGCGATCCCCAGCCCGATTGGATTGATTTCAACAAAGTTCAAATTCCACAGGCAGATGAACAACAGCGCCTGCTCGCGAACATGATCCTGAGAATGAACGTGGATAATCATCCTCTGCCACGCTTCTGGTACTTCCCGCGCGGGGAAAAGGCTGTTTTCGTGATGACGCATGATGAGCATGGCGGCGGTGACATTGTCAGCCGCCTGAATGCCTACAACGCCCTCAGTCCGAGTGAATGTAACGTGGACGAATGGGAGTGCGTGCTCAGCACCACCTACCTGTATACCAATGCCCAGATCACAAATGCGCAATTGACGGCATTCCAATCCCAGGGACATGAGTTTGCGGTCCATATAGATACTGGTTGTGCCAACTTCACCCCGGCATCGCTTGCAAATAATTACGCCACGCAAATTCCCGCAGTGGCGGTGCAATTCCCAAGCATTGCCCCCCAACGTACACAGCGTACGCACTGTATTGCATTCAGTGACTGGGCTACCCAGCCGAAGGTCCAACTGCAGAATGGTATGCGTCTGGATACGAACTATTACTACTGGCCTCCCAGTTGGATTCAGAATCGACCTGGCATGTTCACCGGTTCTGGCATGCCCATGCGCTTTGCCGACCTGGATGGCACAATGATCGACGTCTATCAAGCGACGACACAAATGACGGATGAATCAGGGCAGACTTATCCCTTCACAATTGACGTGCTTCTCGATAATGCGATCGGAGCACCTGGCTACTACGGCGCTTTCACTGCAAACATGCACACCGATGGCGGCTCAAGCGCAACTACTGATGCATTGGCAATGGTATCGTCCGCTTTGTCACGCGGCGTGCCGGTCATCTCCGCCCAGCAATTGTTAACATGGGTGGATGGTCGCAACTATTCCGCTTTCAGCGGCATCACATGGAATGGGAACACGCTTGACTTTTATCTGTCCTCTGGTGCGGGTGCAAACGGCTTGTCTGCCATGCTCCCCACGCAATCTAACGCGGGACCGCTGCAAAGCATCACTCGCAATGGAACCCCGGTTTCTTATACGACCGAGGTTATCAAAGGCATCGAGTATGCCATGTTCATTTCTCCCAGCGGTGATTATCAAGCCGTCTATTCAGTCGATACAACTCCGCCCGTCATTTCTAACATCCTTACTACCGTCAACCCGGATGGGACGGTTACTATCACCTGGAATACGGATGAAAATGCCGATTCAAGCGTGGACTATGGAACTGATGCGAACACTTTGAATCTCAGTGCCGCTGATGCCGTGCTCGCCGCGTCACACTCCATCACGCTCACAGGGTTGACACCCAACACCACCTACTACTTCCGCGTCACCTCTGCGGATGCCAGCACGAACTCCGCCACATTGCCGAATCCGCCTGCTATGCCATTGAACTTCACGACGCCGTCCGGCGCCTTGATGGACACTTCATCAGGCGATTTCAACGGCGGCGATCTGAGTTGTGCCTATCCTGTCCAGATGGGGAATGGGGAATTGATCCTGCCGCCTACGATCGCAGCTGAGTTTGACGGCTTCAACCTGCCTTCTGACTGGTCCAGCCATGTGTGGACGGGCAGTGCTCCTTCGGTCAGTGGTGGATTGCTCACCCTGAACGGAGTTTCCGCCCGAAATGACACACTTCTCGGACCTGGCCACTCTCTGGAATTTGTCGCAACCTTTGGCAGTCAGCCATACCAGGTCGTTGGCTTTGGCGCCGGTGATACGACCTACAATGATTCGCCTTGGATCATGTTCTCTACCGGCAACGATGGCGCGCAACTCTATGCCCGTATCCTCGCAAACGCCGGTGGACCCTATAACGTCGGTGATGATAAGATTCCTCTGGGGTCACAGTATCTTGGCAGCCCGCATCGCTACCGTATTGAATGGAAGGCAAACAGCATCGACTTTTATATTGACGGCGTCAACGTCGCCAGCCGTTCTGTAACTGTCGGCAGTCAAATGCGCGTGGCAGCCAGCGATTACGACTTCAACACCCCTCCGTTGATTGTGGATTGGATCCATGTCAGCCCGTACGTGTCGCCTTGTACATTCACTTCGCGTGTCCTTGATGCCGGGCAATCCGTTAATTGGGAGACCATTTCCTGGACAGGACAGACTCCCGCGGGCACATCGTTAGCCTTATCCTATCGCATCGGTAATACCCCTGCTCCAGACGGCTCGTGGACTTCCTTCCAAGCGATTCCAATCTCTGGTTCTTCATTAGGCGGGAACTCGCGCTACATTCAATATCGTGTTGTACTCGCCGCGTCGAACGACATGTTTACACCGTTGTTGGAAGATGTGTCCATTACCTATTCTCATGGTGAAGATGTCACCCCGCCCACGATCATTGGGCGTAATCCCGCGCCAATGGAAACGGACGTAGACGTGACGACCTCTATTACGATTATTTTCAGCGAACCGATGGACCCCGTTACGATTATCCCCTCTAATTTCTCGCTGAAACTGGTGGGAGCGAACATCGATGTACCGTTTATCCTCGGTTATATCGGGTTGACTGCCACGCTTGATCCTGTCGGCGACCTTGTCCCTGGTACACAATACGCTGTGCATGTGGAAGGCGCAGTCACGGATTTGGCGGGCAATCCGCTTGGCATAGACTCGGATTGGGCTTTCACAACCCGGGCAGAAGGATTGGTCGATACAACGGTATCAGATTTCGGGTCCGGAACGAACGCCTGCTATGTCGCAGAAACAGCAAACGGCGAATTGATCCTTAATCCAACGATTGGCACCGAATTTTCAAGCGCATCCCTTCCAGCCGGCTGGAGCAGTTATGACTGGCCCTTTGATGGCACACCTGGTTCTTACGTGGTTTCTGGCGGTGTGCTAATTGTAGATGGAATGCGAATTAATCCGGAGCCTGCCGCGTACACTTCTGGAAGAGTTTTGGAATTCTACGGCACATTTGCAGCAACCCCCTTCCAGCATGTTGGATTTGGTGCAGGCAGCCAAAATCCGCCAAATGAGGTTTACAACACCGCTCCGTGGGCAATGTTTACCACCGGCATGGGTGGCACCGCTTTGATGGCGCGCACTTCATCCGATGCAGGTGGTTTCGATTACACGATCCCCGGAAACTGGCTTGGAGCGCCTCATTTATATCGTATTGAGTGGACTGCTTCAAACGTCTCGTATTACATTGACGGCGTTCTGGTCATTGCTCATGCATATTCAAGCTCTAACACCATGCGCCCCGCCGTCAGCGACCTGAACCAGGGAGGCGGACAGGTGGCGGTAGACTGGATGCGTATGTCGCCTTATAGTATGCCATGCTCATTTGAATCACGCATCTTCGATGCAGGATTGGTTGTGGATTGGTTCAACCTTAACTGGCTTGGTTCCACACCTGCCGGCACGAACGCGGCGTTTGAAACACGTAGCGGCAATATTCCAGTGCCCGATGAGAGCTGGTCTGCGTGGGAAGCCGCGACCGGACCGATCTCCAGTCCCAACGGTCGATATGCACAATACCGGGTTACGCTCAGTGCCACGGATGTGAACAGCACGCCGATTATTGAGAGCGTAGAATTGACCTATCTGCAGATTGTCAACCAGGCGCCGACAGATATTGCTCTTGATTCCATGAGCGTGGCTGAGAACCAACCGATCAACGCATTGGTCGGTGTACTCAGTACAATAGATCCGGACCCCCTCGATTCGTTTGTTTACAGTCTGGTGACGAACGCTACAACCTGCCCGCTGGCAGCGGATAATGCATCGTTTGGAATCGACAGCGCAAACCTTGTGACTGCGGCGGTCTTCGATTTTGAGACCAAGGATAGTTATGTGATTTGCGTTCGAAGTACAGATATGGGCGGACTGTCCTTCGATAAACAATTTGTTGTCAGTATCACGGATCTAGTCTATGGTACGACTGCCAGTATTTCGTCGAATAATAATCCATCCACATACGGGCAAAACGTCAACTTTACTGTAACCGTCACATCGAGCGGTGGCGTCCCGACAGGATCTGTAACTTTTATGAGTGGAGCAGTCACACTGGGCAGCGCAATATTGAATGCCAGTGGGATCGCAACATTCAGCACAAATGCACTCGCCGCAGATTTGTCACCCTATACGATCCATGCTGTTTATGTGGGAGAAGCTGATTTTGGGGCGAGCGATGATTCGATTGTGCAAACTGTCAACAAGGCGACTGCGACCATAACGCTTGGGAATCTCACTCAGACGTACAACGGGTTGCCTCTTTTCGCGACTGCGACAACGAATCCACCAAACCTGACAGTTGACTTGACCTATGATGGATCTTCTGTTGCGCCAACAAATGCCGGCAGTTATTCCGTTGTTGGCTCCATTAACCATCCCAACTATACAGGTGCTGCGAACGGAATATTTGTCATTGAAAAAGCCACCTCGACAACGACCGTATTGGGTGGAGGTACTTTCACCTACGATGGCAATCCTCATGCGGCGATAGTAACGGTCACTGGTGCGGGCGGACTCAATCTCACCCCCATGCCAATTTATAGCGGAGGATGCAGTGCAGCACCGGTCAATGTCTCAGATACACCCTGTACCGCTAGCTACACCTATGCAGAAAGTGAAAACTATCTGGGCAGCACAGATAACACTGTGATTATTATCACGCCGAAGACCGCTTCGGTTACGCCGAACGCAGGCAGCAAGGTCTATGGATCTGCCGACCCGGCACTGACCGGGACGCTGACCGGCTTCCTGGCAGGCGACAACGTCACAGCGACCTACAGCCGTGCAGCAGGCGAGACGGTGGCAGGCGGACCGTACACGATCAGCGCGGTGCTTGCCCCGGCCGGAGTGCTTGGCAACTACACCGTCACCTACAACACCGCTGCTTTCACCATCACGCCGAAGACCGCTTCGGTTACGCCGAACGCAGGCAGCAAGGTCTATGGATCTGCCGACCCGGCACTGACCGGGACGCTGACCGGCTTCCTGGCAGGCGACAACGTCACAGCGACCTACAGCCGTGCAGCAGGCGAGACGGTGGCAGGCGGACCGTACACGATCAGCGCGGTGCTTGCCCCGGCCGGAGTGCTTGGCAACTACACCGTCACCTACAACACCGCTGCTTTCACCATCACGCCGAAGACCGCTTCGGTTACGCCGAACGCAGGCAGCAAGGTCTATGGATCTGCCGACCCGGCACTGACCGGGACGCTGACCGGCTTCCTGGCAGGCGACAACGTCACAGCGACCTACAGCCGTGCAGCAGGCGAGACGGTGGCAGGCGGACCGTACACGATCAGCGCGGTGCTTGCCCCGGCCGGAGTGCTTGGCAACTACACCGTCACCTACAACACCGCTGCTTTCACCATCACGCCGAAGACCGCTTCGGTTACGCCGAACGCAGGCAGCAAGGTCTATGGATCTGCCGACCCGGCACTGACCGGGACGCTGACCGGCTTCCTGGCAGGCGACAACGTCACAGCGACCTACAGCCGTGCAGCAGGCGAGACGGTGGCAGGCGGACCGTACACGATCAGCGCGGTGCTTGCCCCGGCCGGAGTGCTCGGCAACTACACCATCACCTACAACACCGCCGCCTTCACCATCACACCGAAGACCCTGACGATCACGGGTGTGGTCGCCAATAACAAGGTATATGATGGCACAACTGCCGCGACGTTCAATCTGACAGGCGCTGCGCTGGTGGGCGTGGTCGCTCCGGATGTTGTCACGATCAATAGTGGTTCCGCAATGGGCACATTCGCCAGCGCAAATGCTGGCACCTGGGCTGTCACGGCATCCGGTTTTGGCTTGAGTGGAGCGGGAGCAGGCAACTACACACTGGCTGCCCAGCCCGTTCTTCCCAATGCAACCATCACACCCAAAGCCATTTCTGTGACGGCAAACGTCGCCAGCAAGTTCTACGGCGCTGTTGATCCAGTGCTTACCTATACATCCACTCCTTTGGCAGGCGGCGATTCCTTCAGCGGCACGCTTGCCCGCGCGGCTGGCGAAAATGTTGGCATCTATGCCATCAATCAGGGCACATTAACTGCTGGCAGCAACTACATCATCACCTTTACAGGTGCAAACCTGACGGTCAACCCGCTGGCGATCACAGTCACGGCAGATGCCGGACAGATGAAAGCCGAAGGCGCGGCTGACCCGGCAGAATTCACCTACGCGGTCAACCCGGCGCTGGTCGGCAGCGACACCTTCAGCGGCGCACTCACCCGCGAACTCGGTGAAACCCCCGGCTTCTACGCCATCCTGGTCGGCACGCTCTCCGCGGGCGCCAACTACGACATGACCTTCGTCAGCAACAACTTCGAGATCGTCGCCAACCAAGCCCCGGTCATCACCGAAGGCTCTGATATCGGCGTGACGATGTCCAAGAACGGCTTCCCGGACAAGTTCGCCCTGACCCTGAACGCCACCGACGCTGAAGACCACACCCTGACCTGGAGCATCCAGACCCAGGCTGGCAACGGGACCGCCACCGCCACCGGCGACGGCAACTCCAAGGTCATCGCCTACGCCCCGACCCTGAACTTCTCCGGTGCGGACAGCTTTGTGGTGCGCGTCACCGACCAGCTCGGTGCCTTCGATGACATCACGGTCAACGTGACGGTCTCCGCAGGCGGCGACTTCCCGACCTTCGTCGATGTGCCCATGGCGAACTCCGCCTGGTCCTACATCGAGTCCATCTACTATGCCGGCATCACCGGCGGCTGTTCCACCAACCCGCTTGCCTACTGCCCGAACAGCTCCGTCACCCGCGCCCAGATGGCGATCTTCCTGCTGCGCGGCATGTACGGACAAGCCTACACGCCTCCCCCGGCGACCGGCACCGTCTTCGCTGACGTTCCGCTCACCCACTCGGCTGCGGCTTGGATCGAACAACTGGCTGCGGAAGGCATCACCGGCGGCTGCGGCAACGGCAACTACTGCCCGAGCAGCCCGGTCACCCGCGCCCAGATGGCGATCTTCCTGCTGCGCGCCAAGTATGGACAAGCCTACACGCCTCCTGCCGCCACCGGCACCGAGTTCCTGGACGTCCCGATCGGTCATTCGGCTGCGGCTTGGATCGAGCAGCTGGCTGCGGAAGGCATCACCGGCGGATGCGGTGGCGGCAACTACTGCCCCAACAACTCTGTCACCCGCGCACAGATGGCGATCTTCATCCAGCGCACCTTCGACCTAGCACGTCCGTAAGTTTGTACGAATGAATAAATCTGGCTGCCGTCCACCTGGACGGCAGCCTCTTTAATTGACATGGCTTCCATAGCTATGTAAGAATTTGAATGGCTTTATATACTGGATGGGACAGCCGTGTCGAAGCCGTCAAACTGGCGCTCGAACAAAAGCTGGTATAACAGCTTCCCGCGCGTGATGAAGCGCACTATCCACTCGGCTAGGTAAATACTCCACCAGAGTCAGATACCCGCAAACCTCGCTTGTCATACACTACAAGCGAGGTTCAAATGATTCGTATTCTCATCGCAGATCCCGATTCGGCAACGCGCAAGGCGCTGAAACTTTTGCTCAGGCGCAAACTGGGCACGAACGGCATTGTGGAAGTTGGGGATGTGGAGACCTTGATCCGCTCGCTGGCGGATGCGTCGCCCGACCTGCTGCTGCTCGATTGGCGTTTATACGGTTCCCCCGCCCCCGAAACTTGCCGCCTGCTTCAGAGGGCGTACCCGCGCCTGAAGATCGTCCTGCTCAGCGTG from Anaerolineales bacterium includes:
- a CDS encoding response regulator transcription factor, which gives rise to MIRILIADPDSATRKALKLLLRRKLGTNGIVEVGDVETLIRSLADASPDLLLLDWRLYGSPAPETCRLLQRAYPRLKIVLLSVNADDEAAAKQAGADFIHKGASPDELIATLKPLLRKDNKPSKLKTS